Proteins from one Stenotrophomonas aracearum genomic window:
- a CDS encoding class I SAM-dependent methyltransferase, translated as MKARSLSCACLFTVSTLLLAAPAMAIKPAGANAQVAITPAVQAAVDGKGRDAANVKRDAYRHPAQTLSFFGVEPGKTVVEITPGGGWYSEILAPLLRDKGTYVAAVVDPKAVAEGKGRDYQQRQIDGLQKKFAATPGMYDKATVVQFDPNAPTFGADNSADVVLTFRNVHNWRTANQAEGMFKGFYKVLKPGGVLGVVEHRAKTDVPADDKSGYVGQAQVIAMAEAAGFKLAGSSEINTNPRDTKDHPNGVWTLPPVNNHDAADDAKYKAIGESDRMTLRFVKS; from the coding sequence ATGAAAGCCCGTTCGCTCAGCTGTGCCTGCCTGTTCACCGTCTCCACCCTGTTGCTTGCCGCCCCCGCCATGGCGATCAAGCCGGCCGGCGCCAACGCCCAGGTCGCGATCACCCCGGCCGTGCAGGCCGCCGTGGACGGCAAAGGCCGCGATGCGGCCAACGTGAAGCGTGACGCATACCGCCACCCGGCGCAGACGCTGTCCTTCTTCGGCGTGGAGCCGGGCAAGACCGTGGTCGAAATCACCCCCGGTGGCGGCTGGTATTCGGAAATCCTGGCGCCGCTGCTGCGCGACAAGGGCACCTACGTCGCCGCCGTGGTCGACCCCAAGGCCGTGGCCGAAGGCAAGGGCCGTGACTACCAGCAGCGCCAGATCGACGGCCTGCAGAAGAAGTTCGCGGCGACCCCGGGCATGTACGACAAGGCCACCGTGGTGCAGTTCGACCCGAACGCACCCACCTTCGGCGCGGACAACTCGGCCGACGTGGTGCTGACCTTCCGCAACGTGCACAACTGGCGCACCGCCAACCAGGCCGAAGGCATGTTCAAGGGCTTCTACAAGGTGCTCAAGCCCGGCGGCGTGCTCGGCGTGGTCGAGCATCGCGCCAAGACCGACGTGCCCGCCGACGACAAGAGCGGCTACGTGGGCCAGGCCCAGGTGATCGCCATGGCCGAAGCGGCCGGGTTCAAGCTGGCCGGCAGCAGCGAGATCAACACCAACCCGCGCGACACCAAGGACCACCCCAATGGCGTGTGGACCCTGCCGCCGGTGAACAACCATGACGCCGCAGACGATGCGAAGTACAAGGCGATCGGCGAAAGCGACCGCATGACCCTGCGCTTCGTGAAGTCGTAA
- a CDS encoding TatD family hydrolase, with protein MQLIDIGANLTHDSFDRDRDAVLARARNAGVVQMVLTGASREHSPMALGLARQHPGFLYATAGVHPHHAVEYTDECDAEMRALHAHAEVVAVGECGLDYFRDFAPRPAQHRAFERQLQLASEVRAADGALKPLFLHQRDAHADFMAQMKNFDGRIGAAVVHCFTGERQELFDYLDQDWYIGITGWLCDERRGAHLRELVKHIPAERLMIETDAPYLLPRSLKPMPKDRRNEPMFLKHIVEELARDRGEDVATTAANATAATRTFFRLPPVE; from the coding sequence ATGCAACTGATCGATATCGGCGCCAACCTCACCCACGATTCCTTCGACCGCGACCGCGACGCCGTACTGGCCCGCGCGCGCAACGCCGGCGTGGTGCAGATGGTGCTGACCGGCGCCAGCCGCGAGCACTCGCCGATGGCACTGGGCCTGGCCCGCCAGCATCCTGGCTTCCTGTACGCCACCGCCGGCGTACACCCGCACCACGCGGTGGAATACACCGACGAGTGCGACGCCGAAATGCGCGCCCTGCATGCGCATGCCGAAGTGGTGGCGGTGGGTGAGTGTGGCCTGGACTACTTCCGCGACTTCGCCCCGCGCCCGGCGCAGCACCGCGCCTTCGAGCGGCAGCTGCAGCTGGCCAGCGAGGTGCGCGCGGCGGATGGTGCATTGAAGCCGCTGTTCCTGCACCAGCGCGACGCCCATGCCGACTTCATGGCGCAGATGAAGAACTTCGACGGCCGCATCGGCGCGGCGGTGGTGCATTGCTTCACCGGTGAGCGCCAGGAGCTGTTCGACTACCTGGACCAGGACTGGTACATCGGCATCACCGGCTGGCTGTGCGACGAACGCCGTGGCGCGCACCTGCGCGAGCTGGTGAAGCACATTCCGGCCGAGCGCCTGATGATCGAAACCGACGCGCCGTACCTGCTGCCGCGCAGCCTGAAGCCGATGCCAAAGGATCGCCGCAACGAGCCGATGTTCCTCAAGCACATCGTGGAAGAGCTGGCACGGGATCGGGGCGAAGACGTGGCGACCACGGCAGCGAATGCCACCGCGGCAACGCGCACGTTCTTCCGCCTTCCACCCGTCGAATGA
- a CDS encoding epimerase, translating into MGYAGRHVAALLQSLGVACSGTVRNVAVAPEVIRDAEAVLCTVPPDEDGDPVLRLLMKQLRDSASLRWVGYLSSTAVYADREGGWVDEQSDADAVDETARRRLLAERQWRALARDKGIASSVFRLPGLYGRGRNALVQLAEGRARHVVKPGLVFNRLHVEDLATAVVAAMRRAEPEALYLPCDDEAAAPQAVLAYAAALGGFEMPPAVAWDDPSLSPALRRFYAGCKRIDSRGTREALQWAPRFATYREGLQDAFRG; encoded by the coding sequence ATGGGCTACGCCGGGCGACATGTTGCGGCGTTGCTGCAGTCGTTGGGCGTGGCCTGCAGTGGCACGGTGCGGAATGTTGCGGTGGCGCCGGAGGTCATTCGCGATGCGGAGGCGGTGCTTTGTACGGTGCCGCCGGATGAGGATGGCGATCCTGTTCTGCGCTTGCTGATGAAACAACTGCGCGACAGCGCTTCGCTGCGCTGGGTGGGGTACCTCTCTTCTACTGCGGTGTACGCCGACCGCGAGGGTGGTTGGGTGGATGAGCAGTCGGATGCGGATGCCGTGGATGAGACGGCGCGACGGCGCTTGCTGGCCGAGCGGCAGTGGCGGGCGCTTGCGCGGGACAAGGGCATCGCATCGTCGGTATTCCGTCTGCCCGGACTGTATGGGCGCGGACGAAATGCGCTGGTGCAGCTGGCGGAAGGACGCGCGCGGCATGTGGTGAAGCCGGGGCTGGTGTTCAACCGGCTGCATGTGGAAGACCTTGCAACCGCGGTGGTGGCGGCGATGCGCCGTGCCGAGCCCGAGGCGTTGTATCTGCCCTGCGATGATGAAGCGGCGGCGCCGCAGGCGGTGCTGGCGTATGCGGCGGCGCTGGGCGGATTCGAGATGCCGCCTGCCGTGGCGTGGGACGATCCCTCGTTGAGCCCGGCGTTGCGGCGGTTCTATGCCGGGTGCAAGCGGATCGACAGCCGAGGAACACGTGAGGCGCTGCAGTGGGCGCCGAGGTTCGCGACCTATCGCGAAGGCCTGCAGGACGCGTTCAGGGGGTAG
- the panE gene encoding 2-dehydropantoate 2-reductase: MRILVLGAGGTGGYFGGRLAQAGVDVTFLVRPARAAQLERDGLVIRSPLGDAAFPVAHVTADALPALAAEQPFDLVMLSCKAYDLESSIEAIAPAVSSRTTVLPILNGLRHYAALDARFGRDAVLGGLCFISATKAEDGAVLHLAPAAKITFGERDTPGDRARVLALAAACVQAGVDHVASDVIGQEQWVKYTFLTALAAATCVMRADVGTIVATDDGAAVVRGLYDECLAVAEAAGEPVPEKARAIALSALTQEGSALKASMLRDLEAGQQVEAEQIVGDMLARARAAGQAAPVLAVAYAHLQAYQRNRAG; the protein is encoded by the coding sequence ATGCGCATTCTTGTACTGGGTGCCGGTGGCACCGGCGGCTACTTTGGCGGGCGACTTGCCCAGGCCGGGGTGGATGTCACGTTCCTGGTGCGGCCGGCCCGCGCGGCACAGCTCGAGCGCGATGGGCTGGTGATTCGCAGTCCGTTGGGTGATGCGGCGTTCCCGGTGGCGCATGTGACGGCGGACGCGTTGCCTGCACTGGCGGCGGAACAGCCGTTCGACCTGGTGATGTTGAGCTGCAAGGCCTATGACCTTGAAAGCTCGATCGAGGCTATTGCGCCGGCGGTGTCTTCGCGTACCACGGTGCTGCCGATCCTCAACGGGCTGCGCCATTACGCAGCGCTGGATGCGCGCTTCGGGCGCGATGCGGTGCTGGGTGGGCTGTGTTTCATCAGTGCGACCAAGGCGGAGGATGGTGCGGTGCTGCACCTGGCACCTGCCGCGAAGATCACCTTTGGCGAACGCGATACGCCCGGCGACCGTGCGCGGGTGTTGGCACTGGCGGCGGCGTGCGTGCAGGCCGGGGTGGACCATGTGGCCAGTGACGTGATCGGGCAGGAGCAGTGGGTCAAGTACACGTTCCTGACCGCGCTGGCGGCTGCGACGTGCGTGATGCGGGCCGATGTGGGCACGATCGTGGCGACCGATGACGGCGCTGCGGTGGTGCGCGGGCTGTATGACGAGTGCCTGGCGGTGGCCGAGGCGGCCGGTGAGCCGGTTCCGGAGAAGGCGCGCGCGATTGCGCTGTCTGCGCTGACCCAGGAGGGCTCGGCGCTGAAGGCGTCGATGTTGCGCGATCTGGAAGCCGGCCAGCAGGTGGAGGCCGAGCAGATCGTGGGCGACATGCTGGCGCGGGCGCGTGCGGCTGGCCAGGCGGCGCCAGTGCTGGCGGTGGCGTATGCGCATCTGCAGGCGTACCAGCGCAACCGCGCGGGTTGA
- a CDS encoding ABC transporter permease: MSSTPTPVLTDGQRNRIALMTIVRREVARILRIWGQTLVPPAITMTLYFLIFGGLIGSRVGEMGGYSYMQFIVPGLVMMSVIQNSYGNISSSFFGAKFGRHVEELLVSPMPNWVILWGYVAGAVLRGLMVGIIVLIIAMFFTPVRIPHPLVTLTTVLLGATIFSLAGFINAVYAKKFDDVAIVPTFILTPLTYLGGVFYSVKLLPGWAEAATHANPIFYMVNAFRYGLLGTSDVPLWVAYALMIGFVVALTALALWLLKRGVGMRS, encoded by the coding sequence ATGAGCAGCACCCCGACCCCGGTCCTGACCGACGGCCAGCGCAACCGGATCGCGCTGATGACGATCGTGCGCCGCGAAGTGGCGCGCATCCTGCGCATCTGGGGCCAGACCCTGGTGCCGCCGGCGATCACGATGACGCTGTACTTCCTGATCTTCGGCGGGCTGATCGGTTCGCGCGTGGGCGAGATGGGCGGCTACAGCTACATGCAGTTCATCGTGCCGGGCCTGGTGATGATGAGCGTGATCCAGAACAGCTACGGCAACATCAGTTCGTCGTTCTTCGGGGCGAAGTTCGGACGGCACGTGGAAGAGCTGCTGGTGAGCCCGATGCCGAACTGGGTGATCCTGTGGGGTTACGTGGCCGGTGCAGTGCTGCGCGGGCTGATGGTGGGCATCATCGTGCTGATCATCGCGATGTTCTTCACGCCGGTGCGCATTCCGCACCCGCTGGTGACGCTGACCACGGTGCTGCTGGGCGCGACGATCTTCTCGCTGGCCGGTTTCATCAACGCGGTGTACGCCAAGAAGTTCGATGACGTGGCGATCGTGCCGACCTTCATCCTGACCCCGCTGACCTACCTGGGTGGCGTGTTCTATTCGGTGAAGCTGCTGCCGGGCTGGGCCGAAGCGGCCACCCATGCGAACCCGATCTTCTACATGGTCAACGCGTTCCGCTATGGCCTGCTGGGCACCAGCGACGTGCCGCTGTGGGTGGCCTACGCGCTGATGATCGGCTTCGTGGTGGCGCTGACCGCGCTGGCGCTGTGGTTGCTGAAGCGTGGTGTCGGGATGCGCAGCTGA
- a CDS encoding aldo/keto reductase, with amino-acid sequence MTAPRELGRSGLKVLPIAFGGNVFGWGADEKTSFALLDAFVDAGYNLVDTADVYSAWVPGNQGGESEAILGRWFQRSGKRDKVVLASKVAKWAEHPGLSADNISEAVEDSLRRLQTDVIDLYQAHEDDASTPLETTLAAFGRLIEQGKVRAIGASNYSAERLQAALKVSEDYKLPRYETLQPEYNLYDRAGYEDGLEAVAREHGLGVISYYSLASGFLTGKYRSADDAGKSSSRGSSVVGKYVNPRGLRILQALDDVAGSHKATPAQVAIAWLIARPGITAPIVSATSVEQLRDVLAAAQVGLTAEDVAQLESASA; translated from the coding sequence ATGACTGCACCCCGCGAACTCGGCCGTTCCGGCCTGAAGGTGCTTCCCATCGCGTTTGGCGGCAATGTGTTTGGCTGGGGTGCGGACGAGAAGACCTCGTTCGCACTGCTCGATGCGTTCGTCGACGCCGGCTACAACCTGGTCGACACCGCCGATGTGTATTCGGCCTGGGTACCGGGCAACCAGGGTGGCGAGTCCGAAGCGATCCTGGGCCGCTGGTTCCAGCGCAGCGGCAAGCGCGACAAGGTGGTGCTGGCCAGCAAGGTCGCCAAGTGGGCCGAGCACCCCGGACTGTCGGCGGACAACATCAGCGAAGCCGTAGAGGACTCGCTGCGGCGGCTGCAGACCGATGTGATCGACCTGTACCAGGCGCACGAAGACGACGCGTCCACGCCGTTGGAAACCACGCTGGCCGCGTTCGGCCGGCTGATCGAACAGGGCAAGGTGCGCGCGATCGGCGCATCCAACTACAGCGCTGAGCGGCTGCAGGCGGCGTTGAAGGTCTCCGAGGACTACAAACTGCCGCGCTACGAGACGCTGCAGCCGGAGTACAACCTGTATGACCGAGCTGGCTATGAGGACGGGTTGGAGGCGGTGGCGCGCGAGCATGGGCTGGGCGTGATCAGCTACTACTCGCTGGCCAGCGGCTTCCTGACCGGCAAGTACCGCAGTGCCGACGATGCCGGCAAGAGCAGCTCGCGCGGCAGCAGCGTGGTGGGCAAGTACGTGAACCCGCGCGGCCTGCGCATCCTGCAGGCGCTGGACGATGTGGCCGGCAGCCACAAGGCGACGCCGGCGCAGGTGGCGATTGCGTGGTTGATCGCGCGGCCGGGTATTACCGCGCCGATTGTCAGTGCGACCAGCGTGGAACAGTTGCGCGATGTGCTGGCGGCGGCGCAGGTGGGATTGACCGCAGAGGACGTAGCCCAATTGGAGTCCGCAAGCGCGTAG
- a CDS encoding ferredoxin--NADP reductase, which produces MPVQFPLKLIDRRMLAPTVGHYQFLRDDGQPLDFQPGQFIQVHFEYADGTATKRSYSLATIHDHALAPGEAVDIAVSFVPGGAATALFEGLDLGGHVTASGPFGRFCLMPGDHNARYLLIATGTGVTPYRSMLPLLATAMAERGVEVVLLQGARTPEELLYSDDFYAFAAAHPGFRYVPCLSRELPEDPHPDVRHGYVQQHLAEFAPNPATDIAYLCGNPDMVDATFEALKDAGLPTPQVRREKYVSSK; this is translated from the coding sequence GTGCCTGTTCAATTCCCCCTCAAGCTGATCGACCGGCGCATGCTGGCCCCCACCGTCGGCCATTACCAGTTCCTGCGTGATGACGGCCAGCCGCTGGATTTCCAGCCCGGACAGTTCATCCAGGTCCATTTCGAGTACGCCGACGGCACCGCCACCAAGCGCAGCTACTCCCTGGCCACGATCCACGACCACGCCCTGGCCCCGGGCGAAGCCGTTGATATTGCAGTCAGTTTCGTGCCCGGCGGCGCTGCCACGGCCCTGTTCGAGGGCCTGGACCTGGGCGGCCACGTGACCGCCAGCGGCCCGTTCGGCCGGTTCTGCCTGATGCCCGGCGACCACAACGCCCGCTACCTGCTGATCGCCACCGGCACCGGGGTCACCCCGTACCGTTCCATGCTGCCGCTGCTGGCCACCGCCATGGCCGAGCGCGGGGTCGAGGTGGTGCTGCTGCAGGGGGCCCGCACCCCCGAAGAGCTGCTCTACAGCGACGACTTCTACGCCTTCGCCGCCGCCCACCCGGGCTTCCGCTACGTCCCGTGCCTGTCCCGCGAGCTGCCGGAAGACCCGCACCCGGACGTGCGCCACGGCTACGTGCAGCAGCACCTGGCCGAATTCGCCCCCAACCCGGCCACCGACATCGCCTACCTGTGCGGCAACCCGGACATGGTCGACGCCACCTTCGAAGCCCTGAAGGACGCCGGCCTGCCCACCCCCCAGGTGCGCCGCGAAAAGTACGTCAGCAGCAAGTAG
- a CDS encoding pseudouridine synthase, whose translation MLIAFNKPFNVLCQFTDSSQPPRATLAGFGLPPDVYAAGRLDYDSEGLLLLTDDGRLAHRLTDPRHKEDKIYWVQVEGTPGDEQLQALRRGVQLNDGPTLPARVERLDTPTLWERNPPVRFRKTVPDAWLAITLREGRNRQVRRMTAAVGLPTLRLVRVAMGPHNLEGLQPGQWRTLR comes from the coding sequence ATGCTCATCGCCTTCAACAAGCCGTTCAACGTCCTGTGCCAGTTCACCGACAGCAGCCAGCCGCCACGTGCCACGCTGGCCGGGTTCGGGCTGCCGCCGGACGTGTATGCGGCGGGGCGGCTGGACTATGACAGCGAAGGCCTGCTGCTGCTGACCGACGACGGCCGGCTGGCGCACCGGTTGACCGACCCGCGCCACAAGGAAGACAAGATCTACTGGGTGCAGGTGGAGGGCACGCCCGGCGACGAACAGTTGCAGGCATTGCGCCGTGGCGTGCAGTTGAACGACGGGCCGACCTTGCCGGCGCGGGTGGAGCGGTTGGACACGCCGACGTTATGGGAACGTAATCCACCGGTGCGGTTTCGCAAGACCGTGCCGGATGCGTGGTTGGCGATCACGTTGCGCGAAGGGCGGAACCGGCAGGTGCGGCGCATGACCGCAGCGGTGGGATTGCCAACGTTGCGGCTGGTGCGTGTGGCGATGGGGCCGCACAATCTTGAAGGTCTGCAGCCCGGCCAATGGCGAACCCTCCGGTAG
- a CDS encoding ABC transporter ATP-binding protein: MASQNPPATSTAPALRVRDLRKTYDNGTQALKGVSLDVAPGDFFALLGPNGAGKSTLIGIISSLVNLSEGQVEVFGSDLVRSRSATMRLIGLVPQEINFNLFEKPFDILVNYAGFYGVARAEAEQMAEVELKRAHLWEKAQVMSRTLSGGMKRRLMIARAMMTRPRLLILDEPTAGVDIEIRRDMWRVLKEINAAGTTIILTTHYLEEAEHLCRNLAIINHGQIVTQGPMRELLAKLDVEGFLFDIDGELPAQLPVIEGTTITAIDGHTLDVDMPRAMDLNRVFAALNASGIRVRSMRTKSNRLEELFVRLTGNQENAA; encoded by the coding sequence TTGGCATCCCAGAATCCCCCCGCGACCAGTACCGCCCCCGCCCTGCGGGTGCGCGACCTCCGCAAGACCTATGACAACGGCACCCAGGCGCTGAAAGGCGTTTCGCTGGACGTTGCCCCGGGCGACTTCTTCGCGTTGCTGGGCCCGAACGGGGCCGGCAAGTCCACCCTGATCGGCATCATCAGCTCGCTGGTGAACCTGAGTGAAGGCCAGGTGGAGGTGTTCGGCAGCGACCTGGTGCGCAGCCGCAGCGCCACCATGCGCCTGATCGGGCTGGTGCCGCAGGAAATCAACTTCAACCTGTTCGAGAAGCCCTTCGACATCCTGGTGAACTACGCCGGGTTCTACGGGGTGGCGCGCGCGGAGGCCGAGCAGATGGCCGAAGTGGAGCTCAAGCGCGCCCACCTGTGGGAGAAGGCGCAGGTGATGAGCCGCACGCTGTCGGGCGGCATGAAGCGCCGGCTGATGATTGCCCGCGCGATGATGACCCGGCCGCGGCTGCTGATCCTGGACGAACCCACCGCGGGCGTGGACATCGAGATCCGCCGCGACATGTGGCGGGTGCTGAAGGAGATCAACGCGGCAGGGACGACGATCATCCTGACCACGCATTACCTGGAAGAAGCCGAGCACCTGTGCCGCAACCTGGCCATCATCAACCACGGCCAGATCGTCACCCAAGGCCCGATGCGCGAGCTGCTGGCCAAGCTGGACGTGGAAGGCTTCCTGTTCGATATCGACGGTGAGCTGCCGGCGCAGCTGCCGGTGATCGAGGGCACCACGATCACGGCGATCGACGGGCACACGCTGGACGTGGACATGCCACGCGCGATGGACCTGAACCGGGTGTTCGCGGCGCTGAACGCGTCGGGGATCCGGGTGCGTTCGATGCGGACCAAGAGCAACCGGCTGGAGGAGCTGTTCGTGCGGCTCACCGGCAACCAGGAGAACGCGGCATGA
- a CDS encoding tetratricopeptide repeat protein, with protein sequence MSLDILDAEELFHIALSAMQNGRDGEALEALKRLLALEPGHRHAQHLLGAQYAQLGMFARAEATWSALLASAPEFAEARFQLGRLLTLGGDPAAVQAVLAPLADRTDDLGCYAQAVTAASRGEHGRVEQFLAQGLALASSNPGVTGDMQEWLQRLRGQGAPAPGPAVVGPPAPEAASMLLSGYGRH encoded by the coding sequence ATGTCGCTGGACATCCTTGACGCTGAAGAGCTTTTCCATATCGCCCTGAGTGCCATGCAGAACGGCCGCGACGGCGAGGCATTGGAGGCACTCAAGCGGCTGCTTGCGCTCGAGCCGGGCCATCGCCACGCCCAGCACCTGCTGGGCGCCCAGTACGCCCAATTGGGCATGTTCGCGCGCGCCGAGGCGACCTGGAGCGCACTGCTGGCGTCTGCGCCGGAGTTCGCGGAAGCCCGCTTCCAATTGGGTCGCCTGCTGACACTGGGTGGGGATCCGGCCGCCGTGCAGGCGGTTCTTGCTCCCCTGGCCGACCGGACCGACGACCTCGGCTGCTACGCCCAGGCGGTCACGGCTGCGAGCCGCGGCGAGCATGGCCGCGTGGAGCAGTTCCTCGCCCAAGGCCTGGCGCTCGCCTCTTCCAATCCTGGCGTAACCGGTGATATGCAGGAGTGGCTGCAGCGCCTGCGAGGGCAGGGTGCCCCCGCTCCTGGCCCGGCCGTAGTCGGGCCGCCGGCTCCCGAGGCCGCGTCCATGCTGCTGAGCGGCTACGGGCGACACTGA
- the hrpB gene encoding ATP-dependent helicase HrpB has product MSSPDFPISPLLPQIAAHLAAHPRLVLEAPPGAGKTTQVPLALLDAPWLEGRKIIMLEPRRVAARSAAQFMARQLGEDVGETVGYRIRFENKVSARTRVEVVTEGILTRMLQDDPMLEGVGALLFDEFHERHLAADLGLALALDVQTQLRDDLRIVVMSATLDGERLAQFLDAPRLSSAGRSFPVAVSHFPARRDEALEAQARRAVEQALADHPGDVLVFLPGQREISRTLAALDQALPGDIQVLPLHGELPVEQQSRVLQPDPNGQRRVVLATNVAESSVTLPGVRVVIDAGLAREPRYDPNSGFSRLDVVSIAQASADQRAGRAGRVADGWAWRLWPQSQRLEAQRRPEIAQVELAALALELAAWGSDDLRFVDVPPVGAMAAARELLQRLGALGGNGALTALGRRMLALGTHPRLAAMLLAAGNGSEQALACDLAALVEARDPLRQGGDALAARWRALAAFRQGRAPHDANRGALAAIDAASKQWRRRLRCDSAPPNTVEAHQLGDLLAHAFPDRIAARHPTDPQRYLLANGRSARLFDPSDLRGEPWLVAVELRYEARDALLLRAAPVDENRLRRDFPDRFQQEDVVRWDADKRALVARRESRFDRIVLDSRSAGRVDPAQAAQALTDAVRELGLEALPWTDGLRQWQARAVALRTWMPELELPDVSDAALMASLPTWLTPAFNGKTRLDALDESALGEALKSPLPWAQRQLVDRHAPLRMAVPSGMERGIQYALEADGHTPQPPVLAVKLQELFGLADTPRIADGRVPLTLHLLSPGGRPLQVTQDLRNFWASTYAEVKKEMKGRYPKHPWPDDPWTATATHRAKPRGT; this is encoded by the coding sequence ATGAGCTCGCCTGATTTCCCGATTTCCCCGCTGCTGCCGCAGATCGCTGCACACCTGGCCGCGCACCCGCGCCTGGTGCTGGAAGCGCCACCCGGCGCCGGCAAGACCACCCAGGTGCCGCTGGCACTGCTGGACGCGCCGTGGCTGGAAGGACGGAAGATCATCATGCTGGAACCGCGCCGCGTGGCCGCGCGCAGTGCCGCGCAGTTCATGGCGCGACAGCTGGGCGAAGACGTCGGCGAGACGGTGGGCTACCGGATCCGCTTCGAGAACAAGGTGTCGGCGCGCACCCGGGTGGAAGTGGTGACCGAAGGCATCCTGACCCGCATGCTGCAGGACGACCCGATGCTGGAGGGCGTGGGTGCGTTGTTGTTCGATGAATTCCACGAACGCCACCTCGCCGCCGACCTCGGCCTGGCGCTGGCGCTGGATGTGCAGACACAGCTGCGCGATGACCTGCGCATCGTGGTGATGTCGGCCACGCTGGACGGCGAGCGGCTGGCGCAGTTCCTGGACGCACCGCGCCTGAGCAGCGCCGGACGCAGTTTTCCGGTCGCGGTCAGCCACTTCCCGGCCCGCCGCGATGAGGCGCTGGAAGCGCAGGCACGGCGCGCGGTGGAACAGGCGCTGGCGGACCATCCCGGCGACGTGCTGGTGTTCCTGCCCGGCCAGCGCGAGATCTCGCGCACCCTGGCGGCGCTGGACCAGGCGCTGCCGGGCGACATCCAGGTGCTGCCCCTACACGGCGAACTGCCGGTGGAACAGCAGTCGCGCGTGCTGCAGCCGGACCCGAACGGGCAACGCCGGGTGGTGCTGGCCACCAACGTGGCCGAGTCCTCGGTGACCCTGCCGGGCGTGCGCGTGGTGATCGATGCCGGGCTGGCGCGCGAACCGCGCTACGACCCCAACAGCGGTTTCTCGCGGCTGGACGTGGTGAGCATCGCGCAGGCCTCGGCCGATCAGCGCGCCGGCCGTGCCGGACGCGTTGCGGACGGCTGGGCGTGGCGGTTGTGGCCGCAGTCGCAGCGGCTGGAGGCGCAACGCCGACCGGAGATCGCGCAGGTGGAACTGGCGGCGCTGGCGCTGGAGCTGGCGGCGTGGGGCAGCGATGACCTGCGCTTCGTGGATGTGCCGCCGGTGGGTGCGATGGCGGCCGCGCGCGAGCTGCTGCAGCGGCTGGGTGCCCTGGGCGGCAACGGCGCGCTGACGGCGCTGGGCCGGCGCATGCTGGCGCTGGGCACGCACCCGCGCCTGGCGGCGATGTTGTTGGCGGCCGGCAACGGAAGCGAACAGGCGCTGGCCTGCGACCTGGCCGCGCTGGTGGAAGCGCGCGACCCGCTGCGCCAGGGCGGGGATGCGCTGGCCGCGCGCTGGCGGGCGCTGGCGGCGTTCCGGCAGGGCCGTGCACCGCACGACGCGAACCGCGGTGCACTGGCGGCCATCGATGCGGCCAGCAAGCAGTGGCGTCGGCGCCTGCGCTGCGACAGCGCGCCCCCGAACACGGTGGAAGCGCACCAGCTGGGCGACCTGCTCGCGCATGCCTTCCCGGACCGGATCGCCGCCCGCCACCCGACCGACCCGCAGCGCTACCTGCTGGCCAACGGCCGCAGCGCGCGCCTGTTCGACCCCAGCGACCTGCGCGGTGAACCGTGGCTGGTGGCGGTGGAACTCCGCTACGAGGCCCGCGACGCGCTGCTGCTGCGTGCCGCGCCGGTGGACGAGAACCGGCTGCGCCGCGATTTCCCCGACCGCTTCCAACAGGAAGACGTGGTGCGCTGGGATGCGGACAAGCGCGCTCTGGTGGCCCGCCGCGAGAGCCGCTTCGACCGCATCGTGCTGGACAGCCGTTCGGCTGGCCGGGTCGACCCGGCGCAGGCCGCGCAGGCGCTGACCGACGCGGTGCGCGAGCTCGGCCTGGAGGCCCTGCCGTGGACCGACGGGCTGCGCCAGTGGCAGGCGCGCGCCGTTGCACTGCGCACGTGGATGCCGGAACTGGAACTGCCGGATGTCTCCGATGCCGCGCTGATGGCGTCGTTGCCGACGTGGCTGACGCCTGCATTCAACGGGAAAACCCGGTTGGATGCGCTGGATGAGTCGGCGTTGGGCGAAGCGCTGAAGTCGCCGTTGCCGTGGGCGCAGCGGCAACTGGTCGACCGCCATGCGCCGCTGCGGATGGCGGTGCCGTCGGGGATGGAGCGCGGCATCCAGTACGCGCTTGAGGCGGACGGCCACACCCCGCAGCCGCCGGTGCTGGCAGTGAAGCTGCAGGAGCTGTTCGGGCTGGCTGATACCCCGCGCATCGCCGACGGGCGCGTTCCGCTGACGCTCCATCTGCTGTCCCCCGGGGGACGCCCGCTGCAGGTGACCCAGGACCTGCGGAACTTCTGGGCGAGTACGTATGCCGAGGTAAAGAAGGAGATGAAGGGGCGGTATCCGAAGCATCCCTGGCCGGATGATCCCTGGACGGCTACGGCTACGCATCGGGCCAAGCCGCGGGGGACCTGA